CACATGCCCAGAGCCATGCAAGAAATCACATCCACGGAGGCAAAGTGAGCCCGGCGTTTCTGCTCCGGCTCTGGGCTGTGCCAGCCCTTGCTTTCTCTTGCATACAAATCACTTTCCCCAGCAGTGAAGGACAGCTGGTCACCGAACGGGTGGGAAACAGAGACCACTTGGCCTGCAGGGGACATGACGGGGGGCCTGGGCCTGCCCAGGGAGACAGAAGAGCGGGGACATCCAGGTTCAGCCAGAGCAAATATTAGGGGTGGCCTTGAGTCTAGATCTCTACCACCAGTTTCAAGGCTTGAGGGCAGGCAAATCACCAGGGCTGGGTTTATCTCCGATGGCTGTTGCAGGACAGAGATCATTTactccaggccccgtatcagCACACGGGCTCTCCCCCCGACAGTACAGACCGGGCACACCACGTGTCTTGCTGCACCTAAAAGTTGGTCTGATTTAAGTGCTGGTGCTGCAAAGCCAGCAAGAAAAGCTTCTCTTGGAAAACCTGGGCTAACAGAGAGCTATAATCCAGACAGATAATGCTAACCATGCTGATTTGTGCTGAAATCTCTTAGCACCTCCATAAGCAGCTTGGCTAGCATGGTGAGGATACAAAATCTTGCTCCTGTGGGTCATGCTGCTGTAGCAGGAGGGCCCCCGTTAGTTTCACTCAGCTCCACCAGCTCAAAAGCACTGCTTCACCAAAGCTTACTTCAGTGCTACTGGTATAAGTCCTACTGTACTAATTAAACTCCTTTCACACTAATTTTGCTGATGCACAgctgacaaacaaaaacatccacAAATTGAAGTAGTCAAACTGGCAAAGCTGAGTACTTTTgccagagagagagggggatTTCTTTTAGTACATCTCCAAACAGATAGggaactgaggcacagagagatgaagagaaaaaaaactccaaaatatttctgttagttTAGATTTTAGCCAGCTGGACAAGGTCTTTCATGATGTTCAAACACAACAGAACCCAAGTGACTAGCCTTAATTCAACTTCAGGCCCTCCATGTGCCTGACCACAGTCCAAACACTACTTTCACAAGACCTTTATCAAACATTAGCACTGGCTACCCCGTCTAGATGAAAGGTATCCTCAGCTGCCTCgtctgctctgctttgttaTGTCCTGTCTAAACTAATAGCTGACAGTTCCTAGAGGTATTTACACAGTTGTAGCTGTAGCTTTAGATGTGTCCCAACTACTTTCGGTTGTAAAACATGATGGACCTGAGACACAGTGTCATAGTCTTAGATACGCTCCACTTCCCCTGCCAGTTCTATTAAAGACTTTTTCCtaagagtaagaaaaatatttgcccCAAGGTGAAGCGAGATGTTGCTCTTAAGGaactagcttttattttgtaccAGCTAGGACTCAGCCACCTGTAGCCAGCACAAACAGCATCTTTCTCCTTTAGAAGTGGTAGGAGAAAAATTCTGTATCTAACACAGCGATGGAAAACAACCCACAAGGTTTGAAGGTGCTGGACAGTAGCGCACCGGGGTTGCGTTCCGGGCGAACCAAAGAAAGTTTCGTTTTCACCAGTTAAGAAAGCACAGCCAGAGAAATCACTCCTGAGGCTGATGCCAGTAGTTATCAGAGGCAACCGGAGCGTGGCCTAGGTGGCGGAAGTCTCCCTGCCCTACAGCAGTTGCAGAGGACACGAAAGACTCGTTCATTTTTCGTTCTGTGCCGCaggcctcccctcccctcccccaggCTGCACCTGCACGTCGAGAGCGAATCGAAACCAGTCTATTCTGAACCACggtctcattttattttgagggACCCAAAGTGAGAGCGAGGCCGAGCCGGCACAGCCAACGGAGAAACCGGTCTTTCGGCGCCATTGCCCCTCTCCGGTGGCGCAGTCGTAGCAAGCAGTGGCAGCGGTGCAGCACTAGGCTCCGTCCTTCCTACGTGGCCATGAGTGTTTGCACATCTTTCTCCGCTGGGTTTTAGCCAGAGTCCGGCCCTTTTGGACTCCGTAACACAGCTGACTGGTTCAGCTCCTTTGTTCCAGCTGACAACCAATGTTGCGTGTCCTCTGAGCAAGGAGACAGGCTTTGTGCCTTGCTGGGCTGTCTTTGCAAGGACTGCCAACACTCACAGCTGATGAAGCCCgcagtgctgctttctgctcacGGGCAGATGTCAGAAACAGACTAAGCAAAACAGCACGCGCAGCCAGAGCGCTGCACCTAGGGATGTTAAAGCAGACTAGCAGGGATTCAATAAATTATACCAAAGGGGAGCTTAGCAGATTCTCTCAAGACTTCATTTCTACCTGGCATGCAATTTTGGGTAAGCAACATCCCAGTATTTCAAGAAACGCAATATTCTGGCAGGTAGTTCAATTCAGTTCACAGGAAGGATGATATTTGGAAAGCTTTTGCCACCACCACGTGGCCAAAACGGTGACTGCAGCCCAGCAAGTAACTGAACTGAACATGCAAAATGCCAGCAAGGACCAGTTTCACTGCCAGGGCAAGCTGGGGGAACATGTTTGTAGGTTTTAGAGCCCATACCACACACCTAAACAAAGAACACACGAAGAGCTATTAAAtattatacattttattaacTTAGAAATCAAAAAATCTGACAGTAAGAATAAGGCATGAGTTACTGCTGATGGGAACCTACTAGTTAAGGGACTATACTCAGTATAAGCCCAGATTCCAAGCCGACACCATATGTTTTCAGTATGCTGCTATAGTCCAGTTTGCTGTGTTTCATCTCTGGCTAGCCCCAGAGCACAGAGCCTCAGCCCTAAGGACGCTGGAGAGAAAAGTGCAGTCCTGTAGCTCTCTGGAGCTCTTTACTTTGGGAAAAAGATCTGATATCCACTAGAAGCTGCATGTTTCTCCTTCAGTTGCATACCTGTCAGGGCTGTAACACAAAGTACTGCTACACTCTGAGTTACAACCCTCCTCATTTGTTGACTCGGAGGTTAGATCTCTCTGGAGAACTGCTCCTCGGTTTGCAGGGACTGACTTGCAGCAGAACAGTCCACAGCTGTCCAAATCACGTTATCGTGGGCTTAAGAGACAGAgtcttttttctctaaagatATAAAAGAAAGCTAAAGTGCTAGATTATCTTCTTTAGTCCCTTCCTCCCCAATTATGTATCAGGCACGGAAATGCTGAGCCCTTCACTGGGCAGATGCTCACACAGCTGGATCATTAACTGCCAACTGCAGTCTATCTAGAAGCTGCAGGACAGCCTTCCTCACCCTTTTATTCTCTTGGTGGGGAAACAAAATCTGGCACTGAGGTTTTGCATTAGTCCCAAGTACTGTATTCCAATTGCAAGGAAGCAGAAGCCTGCTGCCTCACCTCTAGTACTTTTGGTCTACTGGAACTAAGATATTCAACCATGACACACAGCATTTGGGATAGTGGGCTGTTATTTTTGATATTCTCTCACTAAAACATGTAGCTCCTGGCCACTGGCAAATAGGCGAAATCTAAACTTCATCATGAAATGGGACTCAGATGTAGTAACAGTTAGGGATCCCCAATTCAAACtatcctccctccccaccacctaTACCTTATCCACTCAACAGGAATCAAGCTTTTTTGACAGGCTAGCAACTATAAACAGCTCTGCATGAGTGCTTGTAATAAGTCAGGCAAGAAAGCTTCCTAAAGTGATtccaacaacagcagcagcttgaaTGCCTGGAAGTAAAGAAAAGTGATGAACCGGTACGAATTCTCACAACAAGAAGCTAGTCATCAGCAGAGCTCCTCATCAGCGAGCCAAAAGTCAGGGCAGAAACTCCTGGTACGTGACCAGCACAGATCTGTAACATCCGGAGAAGCCGCTGAGCGGTGGTAGCTTGTATCCTTTCCAACTGGAAACAAAACGGAGAAGTTATTTAATcaatatcagaaaaagaaaagcactgcttAGCTGTGATAAAGAACTGTAACCAGAGCTAAGTATTGTTCAGAGCTGCTATATAAAGAGGACACCCATGAGATCCATTTACTCCCCAAACGTTAGAAGAGGTGCAGCGTTCTGCCAGCTGAAAACCCCAAGAAAGTTTCAAGTGCCCAAACTCACTAGCTCTGATTTGCTgacaaagggggggggggcaaacaGAGGAACTGCCAAAGGCACAAATGTTATCTGCTGATAGGGAATTGGTCCCTGAGGATGGAATGATGCTTAAATGGAAAAGTAAGACGTGCCCCTGCTGAATGCCAAGCTCTCCTGCCAGCTTTTTCCAGTTACCTGCTTGGTCTGAAGAGTAGCGTATCAGACTGCAAAACAGCCTGTGAAGCGACAAAGCCCAGATAACAGAAGCAttgtgaaagaaagaataagaataaaaataaaaatcacagagcaAGGAGCTCAGGGGCTcccaggaagagaaaatgcttcAAGGAACAAGAGTACCAAGGCTTTGCGTATCAGAGAAGTTTCTCATAAATGTAGACCAGGTTTTCTGAGGCTCTGAAGCGGCAGAGGAAGGTGCAGAAAATCGAGAAGACCCATATCAAGGACAGTCAGACTCCTGTACTTGTTGAACGTGCCCTGGTAAAAAGTCTGGTCTCTGATGCTACTTTTGTGTGACAATAGCATATGTAGATGTACTTATTGCTAATGTAACGGTGTTACTAAAGATCAGAGAGCAGTGGAATTTACAAATCCCTTCCGACACCAAACAGGCATCTTACCTCCAGCTCACATAACAGCACAGGACTGCAGTAGACGTCTCTCAGTTTCCAGATGGCATTCATCTCTATGCCGCAGTTATTCACCCTGCCAACTACGGAAAAAGTTTTTCTGCATTACTAGCCCCATAATCATCACTCAGTGAAGAAAAGTACTGAGAAATTCTGCATCTGCAAAATGATCCACAGCTAATTTTGAGGGCATCGTAGAAGGTAAGGCACCAGTGAGCAGTACAAACAGAATGGTGCAAGATGTGCGGTGGAATTAGCACAGAAGTCTTTCATAATACCGACAGCAGGAACGGTATCGCCACATTACTGGGTGCTGTAATGTTAGCATTTGGGATAAGGGACCCGTCAGCACACTATCAGCAGGAGCAGAACCTTCCACTCGTTAATCAGAAGCCCTCCTGGGGTATCGCAGGGTGTTCATTTCTCCAAGGACTTCCCTCCATCAGGAGAGCCATAGCACAAGGCAACACTAAGGTTCTTCCTCACCCCCAAATTAGGCCTCCTGACCCCCAAATCCCAGGGACACAGCAGGATGGGATggcccctccagctcccccGAGCTGAAGCAGGGAAGTGATGCAGGAAGCATCCTCTCCACTCAGGAGACAGAGGGAAATATTAGAGACACAATGGGGCCAGACAGCACACAGCAGGTATACCAGTCTTGTATTAAAATTACACTTAATAGTTTAGTAGCTCATCCATTTAGGTTCGTTTTATTACCACAGGATCACATGCTCCTCGCTGCTACTTGAGACTACCATTAAGACTGATCTGCAAGAGCAGATAGAACAGACTTCTGCagtggcacagaaaaaaaaaattaataacacAATTCATATTCAGGAGCGAGGGACAGACAACAGAGGCCTGAAtggcaaaatcaaaatgtaGAGGTCAAGTGAGCACGAGAGAATAGAACCATATTTTAgctaagaaaacaagaacaggtAGATGAGCTCAGATTTAACTTAAACAAAGCTTTGATAAAGCCACTGGCCGCcgttgttttgtttcaaatttagCCACTGCCTTGTTTTAAGGAAAGCAATAgtgagctgtgctgctcagagagggagagggcagATGCCTTACGTACCCCCGGTGACAAGGAAGCATACTTTGCCCAGGAAGAAGCTGGCATCCACATAAGCTAGCGAAGCTTCAACATTCTTCAGGCTGTCAGAAAAGCACAGACAATCCAGTTGGACAGGGAGGTAAAACCAGCACAGCACAAGGACAAAGGGAGTAACGTTCAGAAGCGCAGCTGGAAAACCAACGATGTTAACATCTGCCCATCTGAGAGCCGGCAGAACCATGCTTTATGTTAAAAGCATGGCATCAGAGACCTCTGAAATACCCACAGCTGTTTAATAATCcataaaataccttttctaCCCGAGACTCAACAGTAAGACTTTGGTTTGAACAGTGCCCTCCAAGGTTTGTGGACACTAAGCATCCAAACTCGTTAACATCCAGCCAGACTTCAGTACTACTTAGGCTCTTTCAGCAAAGGCAACCcacacatttctgcagcacCATCTGTGCTGTAAGGATGCAGCTGGGCCTGTCATTTTGGTAAATGAGAGTCCAGGATCATCAGTCAAAAGTTAAGTAAGTAAGAAAATGCTGACTTCTGTGCCCAAGCAAGTCTTTACTTACGGCCTGGGAACACAAAAATGATTTCTACAAAGATGAGCATGAGATGAGAGAGAGATCAATCCCTGCAGacctttattttctgcctggggacttgtgcagtgctgctgccatttGGCCAGTGGCGTGGGAACACAGGCACAGCACGGGCTGGTTATTAGGTAGCCCTGCCCAGCACGTTTTAGCTGCCAACATATTACAGAACTTTAAAATTAGATAGAAATGATGGCGGGGCTGTACAGACAGCATCTTTCCAAAGCTCAGTTCAGATCACCCCCTGTCCAGGAAGAAATTCTGCCTGCTCTGCTACAGCACATGATGCACATCACTAGGCAGAGCAGTTCAATCCTAGTCCACtgctagagggaaaaaaaacactatatgCATCACCGAGCTCTTCTACCACAACAAGTCTTGGGTTTAAAATCCCACGAttctgacaaaataaataaacaaataaataaataagtagattTAGTCATCAATCCACGAAGGAATAGCAGCTTCCCCTCTCAAATTTTTGCCCTCCTTTTACCTGTATTTGCTCTTGATGTCAATAATAAATACGATCAGATCTATCCTGGGCCGAAGGTGATCCCGCTCTGCCGGCAAGGGGAGGGATGTTGCAAGGTGGCTGAAAGATAACGAAATTTGCCAGGTTAACCAAATAGCTTGGCAAGGGAGCGTCCACACAACCACAACCACATCGCCATTGCTGTTCACCATATAGCATAATTAGCTGGCTTCCCGCTAACTTGGAGTTCTTAGGCACCGAGGAGACACAGTGATTCTTTAAAGTTAGATTCTCATCCCTTAAGCCTATTCATAGCTTCTGGCAGCCATGGACTTGCTAATCTCAGATATTTATAATGGGAGGTTAATAGAGCGtaacaaaactcagaaaaagtCTCCCCCCAGAGGCATGTGACAGCCAGCGTATTTCCTTGTTACCAGACCTTTCTAACAAAGTGAGCCCCAGCGCTTTACCTGTGTCTTTTGCTAGACAGTTACAGTTAAAGTGTGCCAACGCTTGCACGTGCACAGCCAGTTTAGGTGCCCTCCTACACAGCAATGACACCGCCATACACCTGTGGGAAGAATTATGGGGTTTGGTGTCTCTtccactgggggggggggggaaggcatcTGTAGCGCGTGTCTGGGCTTTTCACAGGGAAGAAAGTTGTCAATAACATGTTTTTGGAAGACCGCCCAAAATATAGATTGGAAAGACTGAAATTCtgggatttttgttcttttcccaaCCCGCTTCGTCTCTGGAAGCCAAAAGAGACGCGCTGCTTTGGGTCTTCTTGGAAGGTATTGCTTCTAGCGATTAATCTTAAGGATTTTGGCTTTCCCCAGCAGCCACAGACTACAGTGAACGCTTCCTTCTGTCATGGATATGTGGCTTGTAGCTCGGCCTGCCAGTCTGTGAATAAAGGTGCTTTGTTTCGGGTGAGTGAGGAAGGTACCAGCGGACAGAAACCTTCTGAAACTAAGGGAAGCCACAAGCAAGATACGCTCTAACACCCAACATGCTTAGAAATTTAAGAAGAAGCTGTGGCGAAGCGAAAGTACCAGATTTCATtgtctgaagaggaaaaaagctgcACGGTTtggatttctgtatttaaacCAACATCACCAGATGATGTCAGGAGCCTTCAGACATGcgaaggctttttttttttttttttttttcccttccccagcaggaaGAGACGCAGAAACCTGCGATTCCTCTCCCAGGCAGGCCTGCCAGATGAGACGCATTCCTTTGCGAGGCGCGTAACCCCGAAACACCCCCAAAACTGCGCAGGGCCGCTTCTCCTGCTGCGCTACGTGAGCTTTTGCGTCCCGGCTCCCGCGCTCTCCGAAGCGCCCGGGGGCAGCCGCCCAGTCAGGGCACCGCGGGGCTCAGCAGAGGCTGGGGGATAAGCAGCGAGAGGCGGGCGGTTACCGTACGGCGGCTACGAGCACTCACATGCTGATCTTGAACTCCTTCCGCTCCCGCAGGACGGCCTCCGCCAGCCGCTGCTGCGCGCTCCCGTCCGCGCCCACCAGCTGCGGGCGGCAGGCGGCGCGCTCAGGGACGGCCCCGCCCACCGCCCCCGCCCCGAGGGGGGCGCGGCCTTCGTTTGCATACGGCCGCGGCGCGGCCTATCGCGGCTCGGGGGGAGGGCGTGGCCAGCGGGGCGGGGGCGTGGCCAGCGGGGCGGGGGCGTGGCCAGCGCGACCGTTGGCGctgtgtgggggggggggggggggcag
This is a stretch of genomic DNA from Cygnus atratus isolate AKBS03 ecotype Queensland, Australia chromosome 1, CAtr_DNAZoo_HiC_assembly, whole genome shotgun sequence. It encodes these proteins:
- the CENPM gene encoding centromere protein M; translated protein: MAAVRPFDKLPALNSAALLLVGADGSAQQRLAEAVLRERKEFKISIHLATSLPLPAERDHLRPRIDLIVFIIDIKSKYSLKNVEASLAYVDASFFLGKVCFLVTGVGRVNNCGIEMNAIWKLRDVYCSPVLLCELELERIQATTAQRLLRMLQICAGHVPGVSALTFGSLMRSSADD